The Buteo buteo chromosome 3, bButBut1.hap1.1, whole genome shotgun sequence genomic sequence caccctaaccccaaacctaaacacTAACAGCCCTAATCCCAaacccacatccagccaccagAGGGCGCTGTCCCACCACTCATACCACTCTCTGGTGAGGCCCTGCCCACTGGGTGTAACCCTTGTTAGGGTTCCTCTACAGTAGGGTTTCCAGGGAGTAGGGGTAGTGGAGCCTGGGGTTCTGCAatgctagggttaggggtgtTCTGGGTATGGTTAGGGCAGTCTAGGGTTATgggtccctggggtctagaGTGCCTGCAAATGCAGGGACCCCTGActccagggacccctaaccctagcccccctaaccatagccctgcAGATTAGGGGGGCCTAATTAGGGGTTCCCCAgtggggttagggtggggttctatGTCTAAGAAGTCCCCTAACCGTAGAGCACTAGGGGGTGTAATGTGGGGGTACCCCCGCaatagggttagggtggggttctgggtcccaatggtaccctaaccctaccttgagCTAACTAAAACTGGAGGGGTGGGGCACGTGGCAGCTATTACCCTCATTGATTACTATGGGGAGAGTTCTAGCTTACTCTAATTATTGCATTGGGGGGGTGTAGAGGTGTGCAAAGTAGGGGGTGGGGCTCAGGGAAGGAGTAGGTAGTGGGGGCAGCGCTCCTAATTAGGGTgtgggggttggggaaggattacctacagggggggctgctaattaggggactggtgctggggcagggcctgctaatcccagggcaggtgctggggggaagcccACTAACACCAGGGGTGGGTGCTTGGGGGTGAACTTACCTCAGGAAGTGgtaggtgggtggggaaggtgtagaaaatctataaaaaaaaaaaaattaagaatatgtaagtttggtgcagcagtagaaattggcttcctgcccaggagcaagtgttttctggtttgctttttattaactctttgcTCCCAGAAAGTCtaccaatttctactgctttttttttttaaatgtttacttttgaacttaaaattaagtttaagcGCAGCAGTACTGTCACTTTCTCAGTTAAacgcagcagtactgcaaaatctaaacttaagcactacagtactgcaaaatctgaggtgaagcgcagcagtactgcaaagtGGCAGTAGGAAAGGGCTTCTGCCctggaagtaaattttttacctttgttttataactctttactcccagagcctgagccatctgctactgctcttttgttttaaatttacgtgccacagtagcaacttccacgtgccacagtagcaacttccacgtgccacagtagcaacttccacgtgccacagtagcaacttccacgtgccacagtagcaacttccacgtgccacagtagcaacttccacgtgccacagtagcaacttccacgtgccacagtagcaacttccacgtgccacagtagcaacttccacgtgccacagtagcaacttccacgtgccacagtagcaacttccacgtgccacagtagcaacttccacgtgccacagtagcaacttccacgtgccacagtagcaacttccacgtgccacagtagcaacttccacgtgccacagtagcaacttccacgtgccacagtagcaacttccacgtgccacagtagcaacttccacgtgccacagtagcaacttccacgtgccacagtagcaacttccacgtgccacagtagcaacttccacGTGCCACAGTAGCAACTTCACAATATCAACTTTCAAGTTTCACAGAAGCAACATGCAAGTTTCACAATACcaactttcaagttttacaatacagtttcacaatagcaactttacatttttacaatacagttcCAGAATACATTTGTACAACAGTAACTTCAAAAATTGCAGTATAAAATGGCTTCCAACATAatagtaaattttttatttttttacttgattacacccagggacagtgccatatcctactgctttttattgttgtttcaccgggtatttaaatacagagtttacagaccatgttctgaatctacagaccatgttccaacctatcagtcttttccacattcctcactgccattatgGCCGTTGCTGCAcatccagaagttttcctccccgaggttatgttaccttcacaatccctgttctcaagtagaaaacgagttagctctgctcctcttcacagactgtccacttccacacctaggcacaaaaacaaaaatcgaaaaatatcattacatcgcaaactacaaagagcacccaaatattttacaaacacaccaaggaaaaatacagttacactcacacacttcacaaccctggcctactctatgctggccatctagtccaactccccccacccttcgcccgcaaaatcctcaactatcttccaaagaccatctgctgaccaacataattccctgcgctaattggcaatgaccatgttccaggggagtGCCGTTCCCGAgagcctagaaaaaaatccccctgcctgccaaaaccccggcccgagcctgacccccatccgaACATTGGCaatgaacatcgcctcacagagcACCAGGACGGGGGGGGGACCAAAACACACCTgactagggggaaaaaaaaatcccccagctagggtttttttttattctaactgtattttttttttcaattctaattccctagaaaacatctcacctgtacaacctgaaaggaaaaaaacattaaaaagtcaaaacacataaccctacaaggttacacacattcacaacacactacgcattgacatcgcatgcacaccggccctcactctcaactcatccatccaacagcctgccaccctcaaggggccattgccctgtgtctgcagcaccaggggtctcaaaaatcaccctgcctgccaaaaccccggcctGACCCAGACCCCCGTCTGAACACTGGccatgaacatcgcctcacaaagcagccaggactgggggggaaaaaaaaaaaaaaatccactggctggggattttttattctaattgtattttattttttcctaatcgcctaacaaacatctctacatccaccctacaagagaccactgaaaagctaaaccacgtaaccccacaaagttacgcacattcacaacacaccactcattcagatcacatgcacactagccctcactctcaactaacacatcctgcagccaaagggCGTCAAGtggccatcgccccttacttGCAGCACCGAGGACCTCAataatcaccctgcctgcaaaacccccagccccagcccaaccgccttccaagctccccacaaactacccttccattacagcaacgcttcaacacacaccatctgcaccatacacagattttcaaccagatacttagctttcatagtggcacatgtcacagtccaacctccgtagcagccacatcgcctaaagGTGAGGTTCCTTCAAATGCCTCGTGGCCTAtgatcacctgcaaaaccaacacacaaaactcttgaacacGCACTTCACCCtcggcataaaaagaaatcttccacagctccaaacacctgcttctcaccgattccaaaaacaaaaaactcaataccttaaccatttctagaagcttaccacaaagtgtccacataaacaatattaacacccacgcccaattactgccttactatattctacctcacaatctacttgcaatccactcccctactggcatgcaatgactcaaaaatcttttaaccctcaatgctagcaatcgagacatatcaacatttcacccatagactcttatcgctgttccacctaccgccgactctacggccccgggcagggcggctccaagccaaacacacctgtgcacacaccaacacaagacagaacagaacagtacagacaaggtgattcagagagaagactctcagcaagaagaatgactcccgggcgggaggtgccgtccggcaagatgacctacagggtccaaaacgccgaggcgaggaggctgtatggcagacccccgaggagtccaacgtaacggcctgttacaagatggtactgtcaaagCCGAGAcgatggatgcgccagaagcctgtcatcaagacctaggaacgtcaagatgcagggaagaactcccagtccgagaaaacggacagctagagagcggagctgccaaagcggcccgaaagaacgccgcaaaaagaaccgactggaatctgccgagaccgatccgtgctttagagctccgaacgcaagaaaagaagcacccgattggcaccgggccgatgagcaagagcattcgagaccctagggacggcgcctaaagcgcgtgccgtgctcccccggcacaaagcgcgacgaggacgttgagatctgaggaaggtctaagccacggaggacagactacacaaaccaCGcgccaccacagacacaggccggaaccgccctgcccggcacacgctggtctcgtgctgaagagcaacccactcccttcgcctgcgcaaaggcgactgctttgagacggtcctctctcctgcgctaactgtaaaacccctcccggcaattcccagcttcgtcccttcctcccagccgctccccagcccgggtccctcagcttagctttcagagggccaagaatacgaatccatcctccgcaaaaatcgcgtgggccaactgggacgatccggcagtcgccaggttcctcttcatcatctgcagtgaagacaaaaaaaaaaaaaaaaaaagaaaaaaggcaacaaaatcagaagaggcagcaagtaacctatcagccaacaccaactactttcctactttcccaaccccccacttaatcacacatgccacagcgttacgcttacctgctcattccagagtcagaccctgcggccatcgtcaCTCAgggtacccgagacagcaagacgcACAAAACTAGCACAGCAGTCGtgagactcaccgggcccattctcctcctccctaatccatggctcgcctcgaacgctcatccagatccaaaggcagcccgcacagcgcctgcaacacaaaagataaatgcttaaccaagcaaccgcgtaataaTTGATATTCAACACCAACTCGGCCCacaaccacctcaccttctcaaactcctcggTGGCCTGCGGCAcagctcctctgaggctgcgtgtgccacctgcaaaaaccaaagcagaagacgcgtgccgggaggccgcccgaaaccctgagcctgcccggaccgattcccaactccctctcctttaccttggctgctcaactaccctgctccgtcaccgagagcttgccacgtcaaagcacgcgtactacctgcaaaaaacaaacaagggacgcttccaactttgccaacaatgcgacacctccaaaggaacggtttctttaacccagtagtcacggctcaccttgcccgagacacctccggtgccgatggcccgcttcgctccttgcttcgcaccttccaaataaaagaaaaacagaaccccatcagctagtcatagagccaccggccccatcttccctccgactccactcgcagacccacctccttacggcgctccgctcccctcctccatCGCTCTGGGGCACACATCTTGCCTctccacatctgaaaaaaaacccatattgaacgagtcagcctggatgcggagcaagagcctaacaactccagagatcttgattccatctaggaataccagtactccacctacaaccagccattttttaaaaaacaaaaaacaaaaccaacaaaaaaaacagggccaaactttaagcccatcacatgcaagcctcaacaccttagaggctcaaatccacttcaccacccctcaacagcctctgccacaggcctacaatcattgccatAAAGAAATCTCAACATTGCTGTCCgcacagcccaccaatgcctactcgatcccagatgactgtacaacccttgcctaaacaattaaagcaaatcaacgtttcacccatagactcttatcgctgttccacctagcccgactctacggccccgggcagggcggctccaagccaaacacacctgtgcacacaccaacacaagacagaacagaacagtacagacaaggtgattcagagagaagactctcagcaagaagaatgactcccaggcgggaggtgccgtccaGCAAGATGACCTACAGGGTCCAAAAtgccgaggcgaggaggctgtacggcagaccccccgaggagtccaacgtaacggcctgttacaagatggtaccatcaaaaccgagatgatggatgcgccagaagcctgtcatcaagacctaggaacgtcaagatgcggggaagaactcccagtccgagaaaacggacagctagagagcggagctgccaaagcggcccgaaagaacgccgcaaaaagaaccgactggaatctgccgagaccgatccgtgctttagagctccgaacgcaagaaaagaagcacccgattggcaccgggccgatgagcaagagcattcgagaccctagggacggtgcctaaagcgcgtgccgtgctcccccggcacaaagcgcgacgaggacattgagatctgaggaaggtctaagccacggaggacagactacacaaaccgcgcgccaccacagacacaggccggaaccgccctgcccggcacacgctggtctcgtgctgaagagcaacccgctcccttcgcctgcgcaaaggcgactgctttgagacggtcctctctcctgcgctgactgtaaaacccctcccggcaattcccagcttcgtcccttcctcccagctgctccccagcccggggccctcaacttagctttcagagggccgaggatccgaatccatcctccacaaaaccacacgggctaaccAGGATGTTCTTCAAGGGGACACATtgatcttcaacatctgcaaagaaacaaacaaacaaacaacaaaaaaaacccacaaatcagaaaggcGAGTAAGCATCCCGCTGGCCAACGCCAActacttccccaactcccccctcctcacaagTCCCACCGTGTTTGCTTCCCCactcatttcagagtcagaccctgcagccgtcatcactcgtggtacctaaggtaccaagagacaccaagtTAGCATGGCGCTCGCGAGAAGTCATCGGCCCCAcgctcctcctcactaatccacagctcacctcaaacgctcatccaattcaaagatagcccacacaacgcctccagaacggaaggtaaatgcttaaccgagcagccccataacacttagctattcaacaccgacCCGGCCGACGACCgcctcaccttctcggacccctcaccggcatgcagcttATAGCAGACCagagaccttatagcagacttcacggtacgtaaagggtgcctataagaaacctgcagagggactttttacaagggtgtacagcaataggacaaggcggtACCAACTTCAGCcctaaagagggtacatttagtttaggcgttaggaagacgtttctcactaggggtggcgaggcactggaacgcgttgcccagagaacctgcggatgctccctccctggaagcattcaaggccaggtcagatggggctttgagcaacctggtctcacggaaggtgtccctacccattgcggggGTGAgggaactagaggatctttatggtgccttccaacccaaaccattctatgattctatgacatccaaatccaactgcaaaactcctctgagaagggctggtgaaccctcctccctttccccagcagtcccaaaactttagaaacctcttttcttctcctcaactgtcaggaaaggaaccccactgcttcctgacacctcctgccctcgattcgcacccctgaacccccttcagtggctactcctcaggagccgctcttctgagccacatcccaaattctaggggcacctcctaacctacagcttcccagagactctgagctctgctacatccccacaaaataaagtcaagtcccaaggcttgTAATCTACGAGGGGCCTGCCAtaagctgcaaaggttctagggacaacgtggcattctgtgggcaatgaggaaaggcatcccaaaccctgaagggcactgtgcatcacggcccttctgcttgcttcagaaatactaaaactccatatacaaaTGCATACAAGATACTGACCCtgacccctgctaaacaatgtcaccatcggtcTCATTAAGAGAtatatcagcaacttacacagcatacagcagaactggtgaaaaaaacaaggttcctttttcaataaagctgggaattccaggaaaacaaaatgcatgaagaatttaaaaaaaaaacaaacaacaaactatgcatactattaaaccatctttctacacctgaacactcaaaattactgacctgaaaaaaagaaaggaaaaacaaaaaaaagctgcatacaagtgttacttgctaccacacatgctgctgaaccttgactggtcctgaagctcttacctcaggcagacacctcttcccaaagggctgagccagctccaaagctgcaaaggactcaagaaagagctgagcaccaacaccagagaaacccaggagcacaatgagctccctcagcagaggctgt encodes the following:
- the LOC142028824 gene encoding uncharacterized protein LOC142028824 isoform X4, coding for MWRTAKRLELQKRKGGEKEKEASELARCGEARCVPQSDGGGERSAVRRCEARSEAGHRHRRCLGQGGTRSLRGAVPQATEEFEKALCGLPLDLDERSRRAMD
- the LOC142028824 gene encoding uncharacterized protein LOC142028824 isoform X3 → MPLPAAASGSRGLSLPGLPLLVAQEHRGTGGALAGCGRELLKLERPEKDVEDQCVPLKNILMWRGKMCAPERWRRGAERRKEVRSKERSGPSAPEVSRARWHTQPQRSCAAGHRGV